One genomic window of Planctomonas sp. JC2975 includes the following:
- a CDS encoding response regulator transcription factor — protein MAATIRVLVADDHPVVRAGLVALLGTLEGVEVVGEAADGAGAVRETVLSRPEVVILDLRMPGVDGIEAARRIRRDAPGTAILVLTMFDDDDLVADVLSAGANGYLLKGAEPEEIERAVRTVATGATILAAPVAGAALAGAGLSGSGLSSARRGRRADPFPALTARERQVLDLIAAGRSNGDISDRLGIAGKTVGNHVSAIFLKLGVATRSEAIVLARDGGYGS, from the coding sequence ATGGCCGCAACCATCCGCGTGCTGGTCGCCGACGACCATCCGGTCGTGCGCGCCGGACTCGTCGCCCTGCTCGGCACGCTGGAGGGCGTCGAGGTCGTCGGAGAGGCCGCCGACGGCGCGGGCGCGGTCCGGGAGACGGTGCTGTCGCGACCCGAGGTGGTCATCCTCGACCTGCGCATGCCGGGCGTCGACGGGATCGAGGCGGCGCGCCGCATCCGGAGGGATGCGCCGGGCACCGCGATCCTCGTGCTGACGATGTTCGACGACGACGACCTCGTCGCCGATGTTCTGTCGGCCGGCGCGAACGGATATCTTCTCAAGGGTGCCGAGCCCGAGGAGATCGAGCGCGCGGTGCGCACGGTCGCGACAGGTGCGACGATCCTCGCTGCACCCGTCGCGGGAGCCGCACTCGCGGGTGCCGGTCTTTCAGGTTCGGGGCTCTCGAGCGCGCGTCGCGGGCGACGCGCGGATCCGTTCCCCGCCCTCACCGCACGCGAGCGCCAGGTGCTCGACCTGATCGCCGCCGGACGCTCGAACGGCGACATCTCCGACCGACTCGGGATCGCCGGCAAGACGGTCGGCAACCACGTGTCGGCCATCTTCCTCAAGCTCGGCGTCGCAACCCGGTCAGAGGCGATCGTGCTCGCGCGCGACGGCGGGTACGGATCGTGA
- a CDS encoding histidine kinase — protein MILRRTGLVLALLLSAAAIPSALDIEADPSTGEVGPLSVIVAVLTCAILVVTIALFLPAWRGLRWATVAIACAQLAGILTALPVFFAPANVVPPGGVILATVGTLVTIAIVAMILSDASDLVLALLAVIVVLAVYAGVVAVGTLIVPASALRLVQTLTAVVIAIAFAPLVLLLRRTVGRALYGGRVEPAATALRIGRRVLDGTDALTAALDEAAAALRLPRIELVDGQAVIASGTSGQSPEDATADVPLGAGEGFLLRVTLRRGERSLHRDDRAALALIAPPLVLLARESALLAQVRAARASLADTREREQLSLHRDLHDGLGPLLTGAVMRADAARNLLTTDDVSAAEQLDASRADLRTAIAEVRRVVYGLWPVELEQRGLGAAIAARARAAGIDVTVPSEVPPLPPAVELAAYRIACEAIANVERHSPGSSASLHFAISGKAAELVVTNATEFSTPGDRRFPHGMGLTSMQQRAEELGGSVEAGPVQNGWSVIVRLPYDTELALPPTDGDGS, from the coding sequence GTGATCCTGCGACGCACCGGCCTCGTACTCGCCCTGCTGCTATCGGCTGCCGCGATTCCGTCTGCCTTGGACATCGAGGCGGATCCGTCCACGGGCGAAGTCGGACCGCTGTCGGTCATCGTGGCCGTGCTGACCTGCGCCATCCTCGTCGTGACGATCGCACTCTTCCTGCCGGCCTGGCGCGGACTGCGGTGGGCGACGGTCGCCATCGCCTGCGCGCAGTTGGCCGGGATCCTCACGGCGCTGCCCGTGTTCTTCGCGCCGGCGAACGTGGTGCCGCCCGGCGGTGTGATCCTGGCCACGGTGGGCACGCTGGTCACCATCGCGATCGTCGCGATGATCCTCTCCGACGCCTCCGACCTCGTGCTGGCACTGCTCGCGGTGATCGTGGTGCTCGCCGTCTATGCGGGCGTGGTCGCGGTGGGCACGCTCATCGTGCCGGCGTCGGCGCTGCGCCTCGTGCAGACTCTTACGGCTGTCGTCATCGCGATCGCGTTCGCGCCGCTCGTGCTGCTTCTGCGACGCACCGTCGGCCGTGCCCTGTACGGCGGGCGCGTCGAGCCAGCCGCGACGGCACTCCGTATCGGCCGCCGTGTGCTCGACGGGACGGACGCGCTCACCGCGGCACTCGATGAGGCGGCCGCCGCCCTGCGGCTGCCGCGCATCGAACTCGTCGACGGCCAGGCGGTCATCGCGTCGGGCACGTCCGGGCAAAGCCCGGAGGACGCCACTGCGGACGTTCCGCTCGGCGCGGGCGAAGGCTTCCTGCTGCGGGTGACCCTGCGTCGAGGCGAACGGTCCCTGCACAGGGACGATCGGGCTGCGCTGGCCCTCATCGCCCCGCCGCTCGTTCTGCTGGCCCGCGAGTCAGCGCTCCTGGCGCAGGTTCGTGCGGCGCGGGCATCCCTCGCCGACACCCGGGAACGCGAACAACTCTCCCTGCATCGCGACCTGCACGACGGCCTGGGTCCGCTGCTCACGGGCGCGGTGATGCGAGCGGATGCCGCACGCAACCTCCTCACGACCGACGACGTCTCAGCGGCCGAGCAGCTCGACGCCTCCCGTGCTGACCTCCGCACCGCTATCGCCGAGGTGCGTCGCGTCGTCTACGGCCTGTGGCCGGTCGAACTGGAGCAGCGCGGACTCGGCGCCGCGATCGCCGCACGGGCAAGAGCAGCCGGAATCGACGTCACGGTACCGTCCGAGGTTCCACCGTTGCCACCAGCCGTCGAACTCGCCGCGTACCGGATTGCGTGCGAGGCCATCGCCAACGTGGAGCGGCATTCGCCAGGATCATCTGCCTCCCTCCACTTCGCGATCAGCGGGAAAGCGGCCGAGCTCGTCGTCACCAACGCGACGGAGTTCAGCACCCCGGGAGATCGCAGATTCCCTCACGGCATGGGTCTGACGTCGATGCAGCAGCGGGCGGAGGAGCTCGGCGGATCCGTCGAAGCCGGTCCCGTTCAGAATGGCTGGAGCGTCATCGTGCGCCTTCCATACGACACCGAGCTCGCACTCCCTCCGACAGACGGAGACGGCTCGTGA